From Eubalaena glacialis isolate mEubGla1 chromosome 5, mEubGla1.1.hap2.+ XY, whole genome shotgun sequence, one genomic window encodes:
- the LOC133091925 gene encoding LOW QUALITY PROTEIN: ribosome biogenesis protein BRX1 homolog (The sequence of the model RefSeq protein was modified relative to this genomic sequence to represent the inferred CDS: inserted 1 base in 1 codon; substituted 1 base at 1 genomic stop codon), with amino-acid sequence MAVTMRKRRGGPAFQAKKLKRNEKDAKPPAKPSDVAEEAEEEERDRIPGPVCKGKXKNKERILIFSSRGINFRTRHLMQDLRMLMPHSKADTKMDRKDKLFVINEVCEMKNCNKCIYFEAKKKQDLYMWLSNSPHGPSAKFLVQNIHTLAELKMTGNCLKGSQPLLSFDPAFDELPHFALLKELLIQIFSTPRYHPKSQPFVDHVFTFTILDNRIWFRNFQIIEEDAALVEIGPRFVLNLIKIFQGSFGGPTLYENPHYQSPNMYRRVIRSITAAKYXKQQVKDVQKLRKKQPKTILPNDPTADVFVTPAEEKPIEIQWVKPEPKVDLKARKKRIYKRQRKMKQKMNRGNAK; translated from the exons ATGGCGGTGACGATGAGGAAGCGGCGTGGAGGCCCGGCGTTTCAGGCGAAAAAgctaaaaagaaacgaaaaagATGCTAAGCCGCCTGCTAAGCCGAGCGACGTAgcagaggaggcggaggaggaagagagagatcgTATCCCAGGCCCGGTTTGCAAGGGCAAGTAGAAAAATAAGGAACGGATTCTCATCTTTTCTTCTAGAGGAATAAATTTCAGAACAAGACATTTAATGCAAGACTTGAGAATGTTGATGCCTCATTCTAAAGCAGATACTAAAATGGATCGTAAAGATAAGTTATTTGTGATTAACGAGGTTTGTGAAATGAAAAACTGCAATAAATGTATCTATTTTGAAGCTAAGAAAAAACAAGATCTCTATATGTGGCTTTCAAATTCACCTCATGGACCATCTGCTAAATTCCTTGTTCAAAATATTCATACCCTAGCTGAGCTAAAGATGACTGGAAACTGTTTGAAAGGTTCTCAGCCCCTCTTGTCTTTTGATCCTGCTTTTGATGAATTACCACATTTTGCTTTGTTAAAAGAACTCTTAATTCAGATCTTTAGTACACCACGGTATCATCCCAAAAGTCAACCATTTGTGGACCATGTGTTTACGTTCACTATTTTGGATAATAGGATATGGTTTCGGAACTTTCAGATCATAGAAGAAGATGCTGCTCTTGTAGAAATAGGACCCCGTTTTGTCTTAAATCTCATAAAGATTTTCCAGGGAAGTTTTGGAGGACCAACTTTGTATGAAAATCCTCACTACCAGTCACCAAACATGTATCGGCGTGTCATAAGATCCATCACAGCTGCAAAAT AGAAACAGCAAGTGAAAGACGTGCAGAAGCTGAGAAAGAAACAACCAAAGACTATTCTTCCCAATGATCCCACTGCAGATGTTTTTGTTACACCAGCTGAGGAAAAGCCGATAGAAATACAGTGGGTAAAACCAGAGCCAAAAgtagatttgaaagcaagaaagaaaaggatttaTAAAAGGCAAAGGAAGATGAAACAGAAGATGAAccgtgggaatgcaaaatga